Part of the Musa acuminata AAA Group cultivar baxijiao chromosome BXJ2-7, Cavendish_Baxijiao_AAA, whole genome shotgun sequence genome is shown below.
TGTCCATATTTGTGCAAGCACAAACAATTTAATGACTAATGAATGTTAGGTTTGTTCACTAATCATAATGAAAAGGCAAGTACAGCAATGTCCCAAATAAACCAGGCAGGATGAGATACAAATGATATCAACATAATCTGTCTTGTTGCCCTCACCTTGAAGGTTAAGGAATCTAGAAACTTTTGAGTTCAGTCTATTAACTACACCACAACTCCTGAGAAAAGATTCAAGGTATTAATGTCTTCTACTGGGCAGGTGTCTCACAGAGACATCAAGACTGCATGTGAGGTCACTCATTCGGCAAACaagacaaaaccaaagaaaattctGATGATACAAAGTTTGTATGCGGGCAGCATACCAACTTGTTTGGAAATTTCTTTGATGTAATACAAAAAAGTGGGCTTTCTAATTAATTGGAGAGGTTAAATATGGTGTTTTGATGCAATACAAAAAAGTGTCCACCCATAGAGTGTTTTGATTTCCATCAGAAGACCTATATTATTCCAAAGATATACATGCATTCCAACCTTTTATATAAACAAGTTAAAAACTCAAGCATGAAAAAATTTTGAACCTATATTATTCGTATTGACTATTGTTTTAGGATAAATTTGTCCAGACCAATGgtaaaagaaaatatatgatCAATCAAATATGGAAACTCAGAGACCCTGATCATTTGACTATATTATCTAGCATGTTGACAAACAATTTTATGAACATTTTAAAAGACAACACTTAAATGCAATAGAATATCATTAAAATGAATCGAATCCTAATAACATAAAGTGgtgatttttaagaaaatttaaagacATAATAACTCCATGGTCATAGGTAGCTCAAGGAAGTCAGTGGGTGCTCAAACGCTCGTGGAGGCACCTAGGTGAGGTGAGACAAGGCCTGAGTGCCCGATAAGTGGGCTGGGTGGGCAACTTCAACCGGGCATGCCCCAGGTGCTGGGTAGGCCAGGCACCCACTTGATTTAACTCAAGCTAGGTCGAGCCTGAGTCAAGCCAATTTGGTTCAATTTCAAAGCAGAAAGGTGAATGATTAGTTTATTCAGCCCACTAGAAAACAAAATCTATGCTAACTAAACAATACACTCCAAGTTACCTAGCAAGTCATAGTATATTCAGAAGCTACGCACCTTACGAAGTTTTGCTAACTTATTTTCTGATTCAGCTTTTGCTCGAGACTGTCGACGCCTTAATATACCATGATACTGTTTTGCATTAACATAAACAGGTTCTTCAACTGCATCAGTTGGCAATGGCACCCCAGAATGATTCACTCCAATTAGTTGTGGATGAATCTAAAAATAATTGAAAATTTTCAAGGtaagaaaataaaagataatcAACAAAATATTACACCATACTGAGATGAAGATATAGGCACCGGTTAGCTCCTTGCCATCAGTGTTTGATATTCAAATAACAGAAAAGCATGTATGTTTAACTAGGATAAAATGTACCACATGTTGTCCACCATAAGCTGCAAAAATACCACCGTAGTAAGGATCCACATATGGGTAAGGTGTTGGAGCCTGCCACGGAAGATTTTTAAAGAAACATTTAGCCAAGCCAGTTCAGCACCATGTGATTTTGAATTCAATTCATACTGTTCCCACCACTAACAAAGCATAGAAGTTAGGCAAAAATTGCCTTGAATTGAAGTATATTAATGTATTCTACCCTGGAAAAGGTCACCGTCCAAATCTTGTCTACCTAATCCACTGACCAGCATCAACAGACTCAAGACCACTTTATTGCTAATTTAATTGGTCAGCAAACTGTCTATAACTTAGCTAACAGTTATAATACTCTAGGGCTTCCCACATAATATACATTATTTTCCTGCCTGTCACCCGAGTATATGTATGTACATGATATAACAAAGAAGATACCTCACCAGGAAGACTAGACAGCTTCTGAATTTTGAACTTAAAAAATGCAAGATTCACCTTATACTTTGTTTATTTACATCAATTGGCTAACCGACTCTAGATAAAAATTCCTAGGTTAAGCTAGAGTTGGTAGTCTTGATTTTTTTTGTCAGAAGCATAAGAATGGAGTCCAAAATGATGACCTGCAAAATTCTGGCTCATGTTTTATGActtcaaatataaatataaataataaataacttCTTTACATGAAAGACGAAACATAACCTAATAATTAATTTAGACCTGTGTAAGATGCAGAAGCAATAAGGTCATGAACCTGGTGTCAAACTTTTTGACATAATAGAAGGAAAAATAACAGGTTCTTCATGGCACATGACCATACACAAATGATGGGACCAAGAGAATTTGCACAAGATTACAGTTACAAGAACATTTACCATAGTCTGTCCCACTTCAAACTGACCAGCGGGCATCATGTACCCAAGCAAAGGTGTTGCTATGCCAGACTGCAAGCTTGCAGCACCATAGGGCTGCTGTTGGTTCTCAGATTGTGCCTGCTCATGCTGTTCATCAGGTTCACTGTTATCTGGAAAACATAGGACCATAAAACAAACATATAAAGCCAACTAGATGTCAAACCCAGAAAAGAGTTAGTTGAGGTAAACGTTAAAAAAAGAACAAATC
Proteins encoded:
- the LOC103990957 gene encoding nuclear transcription factor Y subunit A-7 isoform X2, which encodes MTSSVQSLSDNSEPDEQHEQAQSENQQQPYGAASLQSGIATPLLGYMMPAGQFEVGQTMAPTPYPYVDPYYGGIFAAYGGQHVIHPQLIGVNHSGVPLPTDAVEEPVYVNAKQYHGILRRRQSRAKAESENKLAKLRKARPSLS
- the LOC103990957 gene encoding nuclear transcription factor Y subunit A-7 isoform X1 — translated: MTSSVQSLSDNSEPDEQHEQAQSENQQQPYGAASLQSGIATPLLGYMMPAGQFEVGQTMAPTPYPYVDPYYGGIFAAYGGQHVIHPQLIGVNHSGVPLPTDAVEEPVYVNAKQYHGILRRRQSRAKAESENKLAKLRKPYLHESRHLHALRRARGCGGRFLNSKLEANQQNESEGNQLNEIATNDKAQSSDIPGSGKCPINQENTTKLSGNRAESTRVLVSEKTPLDIESKQTP